The Niallia alba genome includes a window with the following:
- a CDS encoding excalibur calcium-binding domain-containing protein: MFSFMPFSSADAKTKVKTYKNCTALNKDYKGGVAKSKSTKNKGGKTKYKPYVSKDLYEANKKSDRDKDGIACER, translated from the coding sequence ATGTTTAGTTTTATGCCGTTTTCAAGTGCTGATGCAAAGACAAAGGTTAAAACGTACAAAAATTGTACTGCCCTTAATAAGGATTATAAGGGTGGCGTTGCTAAATCTAAATCCACAAAAAATAAAGGTGGAAAAACGAAGTACAAACCTTATGTTTCGAAAGATTTATATGAAGCAAACAAAAAAAGCGACCGTGATAAAGACGGAATAGCTTGTGAAAGATGA
- the miaB gene encoding tRNA (N6-isopentenyl adenosine(37)-C2)-methylthiotransferase MiaB produces the protein MNEKQRLEGQKIESNNSSDKKSEKDYSKYFETVYKAPSLKDAKRRGKEEVRYEKDFSIPEQFRGMGEGRKFYIRTFGCQMNEHDTEVMAGIFLALGYEATDSVDDANVILLNTCAIRENAENKVFGELGHLKHLKTEKPDLLLGVCGCMSQEESVVNKILKTYTQVDMIFGTHNIHRLPNILHEAYMSKEMVVEVWSKEGDVIENLPKVRNGKIKAWVNIMYGCDKFCTYCIVPYTRGKERSRRPEDIIQEVRHLAAQGYKEITLLGQNVNAYGKDFTDIEFRFGDLMEEMRKIDIPRVRFTTSHPRDFDDHLIEVLAKGGNLVEHIHLPVQSGSSDVLKIMARKYTREQYLELVRKMKAAIPNLTLTTDIIVGYPNETDEQFEETLSLYKEVGFEAAYTFIYSPREGTPAARMKDNVPMEVKKARLQRLNALVNEYSANSMKGYQDKIVEVLVEGESKNNPDVLAGYTRKNKLVNFIGPKSAIGKLVSVKITDAKTWSLNGEMIEVLEAEAVEAN, from the coding sequence ATGAACGAAAAACAACGTTTAGAAGGACAAAAAATTGAAAGCAATAATTCTTCGGACAAAAAATCCGAAAAGGATTATAGCAAATATTTCGAGACAGTATATAAAGCACCTTCTCTAAAAGATGCAAAAAGACGTGGAAAAGAAGAAGTTCGATATGAAAAAGATTTCTCTATTCCCGAACAATTCCGTGGAATGGGAGAAGGACGTAAATTCTATATTCGCACATTCGGCTGTCAAATGAATGAGCATGACACAGAAGTAATGGCAGGGATCTTTTTAGCATTAGGCTATGAAGCAACAGATTCAGTGGATGATGCAAATGTTATCCTTCTTAATACATGTGCAATCCGTGAGAATGCAGAAAATAAGGTATTTGGCGAGTTAGGCCATTTAAAACATTTAAAAACAGAAAAACCAGACCTTTTATTAGGTGTTTGTGGATGTATGTCCCAAGAAGAATCAGTAGTAAATAAGATTTTAAAAACATACACACAAGTAGACATGATCTTTGGTACCCATAATATTCACCGTTTACCAAACATTCTTCATGAAGCATATATGTCGAAAGAAATGGTAGTCGAAGTTTGGTCTAAAGAAGGAGACGTAATCGAGAACCTTCCGAAAGTACGTAACGGAAAAATTAAAGCATGGGTAAATATTATGTACGGCTGTGATAAATTCTGTACCTATTGTATCGTTCCTTATACTCGCGGGAAAGAACGTAGTCGCCGTCCAGAGGATATTATTCAAGAGGTGCGCCATTTAGCTGCACAAGGCTATAAAGAAATTACGCTACTTGGTCAAAACGTAAACGCATATGGAAAAGACTTCACAGATATTGAATTTCGTTTTGGAGATTTAATGGAAGAAATGCGTAAAATTGATATTCCACGTGTTCGTTTTACAACAAGTCATCCACGAGATTTTGATGACCATTTAATTGAGGTACTAGCTAAAGGCGGAAACTTAGTGGAGCATATCCATTTACCAGTTCAGTCTGGTTCCTCTGATGTGTTAAAAATTATGGCACGTAAATATACAAGAGAGCAGTATTTAGAATTAGTACGCAAAATGAAAGCAGCTATTCCTAATTTAACCTTAACAACGGATATTATCGTTGGATATCCAAATGAAACAGATGAGCAATTTGAAGAAACATTATCTCTTTATAAAGAAGTTGGCTTTGAAGCTGCTTATACATTCATTTATTCTCCACGTGAAGGCACACCAGCTGCAAGAATGAAAGATAATGTTCCAATGGAAGTGAAAAAGGCACGCTTACAGCGCCTAAACGCATTAGTTAATGAGTATTCTGCTAATTCCATGAAGGGCTACCAAGACAAAATCGTGGAGGTTCTTGTGGAAGGGGAAAGTAAGAATAATCCGGATGTACTTGCTGGTTATACTCGCAAAAACAAGCTAGTGAATTTTATTGGACCAAAGTCAGCAATCGGCAAACTTGTTTCTGTTAAAATTACAGATGCGAAAACATGGTCATTAAATGGAGAAATGATTGAGGTATTAGAAGCAGAAGCTGTTGAGGCAAATTAA
- a CDS encoding RicAFT regulatory complex protein RicA family protein — MAKYTREEIIERTEQLAKMIRDTEEVEFYQRAEKQINQNQKVNDRIAQIKKLQKQAVNLQHYGKIAALKETEAKIDALQKEIDELPIVSEFKESQGIVNDMLQMVTKTISETVETEILSSIEKKKEE, encoded by the coding sequence ATGGCTAAGTACACACGTGAAGAAATCATCGAGCGAACAGAACAACTAGCCAAAATGATTCGTGATACAGAAGAAGTTGAGTTTTATCAGCGTGCAGAAAAGCAAATCAATCAAAACCAAAAAGTGAATGATCGAATTGCCCAAATCAAAAAATTGCAAAAGCAAGCAGTTAATCTCCAACATTATGGGAAAATTGCTGCTCTAAAAGAAACAGAAGCAAAAATTGATGCACTGCAAAAGGAAATCGACGAACTACCAATTGTCAGTGAATTTAAAGAATCACAGGGAATTGTCAATGACATGCTACAAATGGTAACAAAAACAATCTCAGAAACAGTCGAAACCGAAATTCTTTCCTCCATTGAGAAAAAGAAAGAAGAGTAA
- the mutS gene encoding DNA mismatch repair protein MutS has protein sequence MTTYTPMIQQYLQVKADYQDAFLFFRLGDFYEMFFDDAIKASQELEITLTSREGGGAERIPMCGVPHHSAPNYIEQLVERGYKVAICEQTEDPKQAKGVVKREVVQLITPGTMMEGKNLSDKENNYIATISLFADEKFGFAYSDLSTGESKATILTGIDSLLNELSLSGAKEVVISDDFSKEYQKRLQERGTLTLSIENDTDEKDMHAPLLQGVEKQQLKNTVARLFNYLYRTQKRSLDHLQPVSIYVIDQFMKIDYYSKRNLELTETIRSKGKKGSLLWLLDETKTAMGGRLLKQWIDRPLLNKEEIEYRQNLVATMIGHYFERQDLREKLKEVYDLERLAGRVAFGNVNARDLVQLKKSLQQVPIIQQIVASFGSEEATRLADELDPCEDITDLLERAIVENPPLSIKEGNIILDGYHSELDSYRDASRNGKTWIAQLEREEREKTGIKSLKIGYNRIFGYYIEVTRANVHLLQEGQYERKQTLANAERYITPELKEKESLILQAEEKMVELEYEIFTTIRETIKEYIPRLQNLAKTVSTLDVLQCFATVSEDRRYVKPEFSSDRTLSIKNGRHPVVEKVMNAQNYVANDCTMHKERELLLITGPNMSGKSTYMRQIALTSILAQIGCFVPADEAVLPLFDQVFTRIGAADDLISGQSTFMVEMLEARNALLHATNNSLILFDEIGRGTSTYDGMALAQAIIEYIHHEVGAKTLFSTHYHELTVLAEELQSLSNVHVSAMEQNGKVVFLHKIKEGAADKSYGIHVAQLAELPEALIERAQELLTSLEQKDQFAGEAAVTQIEQPVVKAEKIEEEAQLSFFDTEVKKPQKALSTKEKQIVNKLKDLDILEMTPMQALNTLYELHKKVRNDG, from the coding sequence ATGACGACATATACGCCAATGATACAACAATACTTACAAGTAAAGGCAGATTATCAGGATGCCTTTTTATTTTTTCGTTTAGGGGATTTTTATGAAATGTTCTTTGATGATGCAATCAAAGCATCACAAGAGCTCGAAATTACGTTAACGAGTAGAGAAGGTGGGGGAGCGGAGCGAATTCCGATGTGTGGAGTTCCTCATCATTCTGCTCCTAACTATATTGAACAGCTTGTCGAGCGCGGCTACAAAGTAGCAATCTGTGAACAAACAGAAGACCCAAAGCAAGCAAAAGGAGTCGTGAAAAGAGAAGTCGTTCAGCTCATCACGCCTGGTACGATGATGGAAGGAAAAAATCTTTCCGATAAAGAAAACAACTATATTGCCACTATTTCATTATTTGCAGACGAAAAATTTGGCTTTGCCTATAGCGATTTATCGACTGGGGAAAGTAAAGCAACCATTTTAACTGGCATCGATTCGTTATTAAATGAACTATCTTTGTCAGGAGCGAAAGAAGTTGTTATTTCAGATGACTTTTCCAAAGAGTATCAGAAGCGATTGCAGGAGCGAGGAACTTTAACGCTTTCAATCGAAAATGATACCGATGAAAAAGATATGCATGCTCCTTTATTGCAAGGAGTAGAAAAGCAACAGCTGAAAAACACCGTTGCACGCTTGTTTAATTATTTATATCGAACACAAAAACGAAGCTTGGATCACTTACAGCCTGTTTCGATTTATGTAATCGATCAGTTTATGAAAATAGATTATTATTCCAAGCGAAATTTAGAATTAACAGAAACGATTCGTTCAAAAGGGAAAAAAGGATCGCTCCTCTGGTTATTGGACGAAACGAAAACAGCGATGGGCGGAAGACTTTTAAAACAGTGGATTGACCGCCCACTCTTAAATAAAGAGGAGATTGAATATCGTCAAAATTTAGTAGCGACGATGATCGGTCATTACTTTGAACGCCAAGATTTACGGGAAAAGCTAAAGGAAGTGTACGATTTAGAACGTCTAGCAGGCCGAGTGGCATTTGGTAATGTAAATGCAAGAGATCTTGTACAGCTAAAAAAATCACTACAACAAGTGCCAATCATTCAGCAAATCGTTGCATCGTTCGGATCAGAAGAAGCAACCAGACTTGCTGATGAACTAGATCCATGTGAAGATATAACCGATTTATTAGAACGGGCAATTGTTGAAAATCCACCACTTTCCATTAAAGAAGGAAATATCATCTTAGATGGCTATCATTCTGAATTAGACAGCTACCGTGATGCAAGTCGAAACGGTAAAACGTGGATCGCCCAGCTGGAAAGAGAAGAACGCGAAAAAACAGGCATTAAATCATTAAAAATCGGCTATAATCGTATATTCGGTTATTACATTGAAGTAACAAGAGCAAATGTTCATCTTTTACAAGAAGGACAGTATGAGCGCAAACAAACACTTGCCAATGCAGAGCGTTATATCACACCAGAATTAAAGGAAAAAGAAAGCTTAATCTTGCAAGCAGAAGAAAAAATGGTTGAACTAGAATATGAGATTTTCACAACAATCAGAGAAACGATCAAAGAATATATCCCGCGCTTGCAAAATTTAGCAAAAACAGTCAGTACGCTAGATGTATTACAATGCTTTGCAACTGTTAGTGAAGATCGTCGCTATGTGAAGCCAGAGTTTTCAAGTGATCGAACTCTTTCTATTAAAAATGGCCGTCATCCAGTAGTGGAAAAGGTGATGAACGCGCAGAACTATGTCGCTAATGATTGCACGATGCATAAAGAGAGAGAGTTGCTGTTAATTACAGGACCAAATATGTCTGGTAAAAGTACGTATATGCGCCAAATTGCCTTAACAAGCATTTTAGCGCAAATCGGTTGTTTCGTACCAGCAGACGAAGCAGTATTGCCATTATTTGACCAAGTCTTTACGAGAATTGGTGCAGCAGATGATCTTATTTCTGGTCAAAGCACATTTATGGTTGAGATGCTAGAAGCAAGAAATGCACTTTTACATGCAACCAATAACAGCTTAATTCTCTTTGATGAAATTGGACGCGGTACAAGCACCTATGATGGAATGGCGCTTGCCCAAGCGATTATTGAATATATCCATCATGAAGTCGGCGCTAAAACGTTATTCTCGACCCACTATCATGAACTAACTGTACTTGCGGAAGAGCTTCAGTCATTAAGCAATGTTCATGTTAGCGCAATGGAGCAAAATGGAAAAGTAGTCTTCCTTCATAAAATTAAAGAAGGAGCAGCAGATAAAAGCTACGGAATTCACGTTGCCCAGCTTGCTGAATTACCAGAAGCACTAATTGAACGCGCACAAGAACTATTAACAAGTCTAGAGCAAAAAGATCAATTTGCTGGAGAAGCAGCAGTCACGCAAATCGAACAACCTGTTGTAAAAGCAGAAAAAATCGAGGAAGAAGCACAATTAT
- a CDS encoding dipeptidase has translation MKYFDGHCDVLYKMFMDKTINFQNSDKLHVTKEGLQKGGTKIQCFALYVPESVHPDMRFEAALSMATIFYEKILQPNPDFKFIRTKKDIEDLKDGETGALLTLEGCDAIGGDLLKLKTLLRLGVSAVGLTWNYANAVADGALEPRGAGLSLFGKETVKLLNKQDIWVDVSHLSENAFWDVMEQADHPYASHSNTYNLCPHPRNLRDEQIKAMIEADSVIGITFVPQFLSGTNTATITDILRHLDYICSLGGEDHVGFGSDFDGISQTVKGLASIADYPNLINELTKYYTSTQVEKFLYTNMVKRFPK, from the coding sequence TTGAAATACTTTGATGGGCATTGTGATGTATTATATAAAATGTTTATGGATAAAACAATCAATTTTCAGAATAGTGATAAGCTTCATGTAACGAAGGAGGGGTTGCAAAAAGGGGGAACAAAGATTCAGTGTTTTGCCCTCTATGTTCCAGAGTCCGTTCATCCCGATATGCGTTTTGAAGCAGCACTATCGATGGCGACAATTTTTTACGAAAAAATCTTACAGCCGAATCCAGATTTTAAATTTATTCGTACGAAAAAAGATATCGAGGATTTGAAAGATGGGGAAACCGGTGCGCTTCTAACACTTGAAGGTTGTGATGCAATTGGTGGAGACTTATTGAAATTAAAAACATTGCTTCGATTAGGTGTGTCGGCAGTCGGTCTAACTTGGAATTATGCGAATGCTGTTGCTGATGGTGCTTTAGAACCTCGAGGTGCAGGTTTATCTTTATTTGGTAAAGAAACAGTAAAGCTCTTAAATAAGCAAGATATATGGGTGGATGTTTCCCATTTATCAGAAAATGCCTTTTGGGATGTAATGGAGCAAGCAGATCATCCCTATGCATCCCATTCCAATACGTATAATCTTTGCCCCCATCCTCGTAATCTACGAGATGAGCAAATCAAAGCAATGATAGAAGCGGATAGTGTAATCGGAATTACATTTGTCCCACAGTTTTTAAGTGGGACAAATACAGCAACTATTACGGACATATTGCGGCATTTAGATTATATTTGCTCACTCGGAGGAGAAGATCATGTCGGCTTTGGTTCCGATTTTGATGGAATCTCTCAAACGGTAAAAGGTCTAGCTTCCATTGCTGATTATCCTAATCTAATAAACGAACTAACAAAATATTATACTAGTACGCAAGTAGAGAAGTTTTTATATACGAATATGGTAAAAAGATTCCCTAAATAA
- a CDS encoding outer spore coat protein CotE, whose product MGEYREIITKAVVAKGRKFTKSNHTICPDNSPSSILGCWIINHTYEAEKVGKTVEICGYYDINVWYSYNDNTQTEVVTERVKYTDVIKLKYRDPDCLEDHDVIARVLQQPNCIEAVISPNGNKIIVHVEREFIVEVIGETKICVEVCTDECGKEDDDAWFKDEVEDEEFEELNPDFLVGGEEE is encoded by the coding sequence ATGGGAGAATATAGAGAGATTATTACAAAGGCAGTCGTAGCGAAAGGACGTAAATTCACAAAATCCAATCATACGATCTGCCCAGACAACAGCCCTTCAAGCATCTTGGGCTGCTGGATTATCAACCATACGTATGAAGCGGAAAAGGTTGGTAAAACAGTAGAAATTTGCGGATACTATGACATTAACGTTTGGTATTCCTATAATGACAACACACAAACAGAAGTTGTTACAGAGCGTGTAAAATATACAGATGTCATTAAACTAAAATATCGTGACCCTGATTGCCTAGAAGATCACGATGTGATTGCACGCGTATTACAACAACCAAACTGTATCGAAGCAGTTATTTCTCCAAATGGCAATAAAATTATTGTTCATGTAGAAAGAGAATTTATCGTAGAAGTTATTGGAGAAACAAAAATCTGTGTAGAAGTTTGCACAGACGAATGCGGCAAAGAAGATGATGATGCATGGTTTAAAGATGAAGTAGAAGACGAAGAATTTGAAGAATTAAATCCAGACTTTCTCGTAGGCGGAGAAGAGGAGTAA